The proteins below are encoded in one region of uncultured Eubacteriales bacterium:
- a CDS encoding conserved hypothetical protein (Evidence 4 : Homologs of previously reported genes of unknown function) — MTISEKVAYLKGLAEGLNLDTESSKEGKLINVMIGILEEVGMSIEDLEDSVEALGEELDAVSDDLEDVEDVLFEDDDDDDEDDDDDCCDDEDDDFFEVECPNCGEDLCIDEAVLAAGSVECPNCKGKFAIETSHDDDCGCCGHDHGHHHHHHHDHEHDHGCGCGHDHGDESEQDEE; from the coding sequence ATGACTATTTCTGAGAAGGTCGCGTACCTGAAGGGTCTGGCCGAGGGCCTGAACCTGGACACCGAAAGCTCCAAGGAGGGCAAGCTCATTAATGTGATGATCGGCATCCTGGAAGAAGTCGGCATGTCCATTGAGGATCTGGAGGACAGCGTGGAAGCCCTGGGCGAGGAACTGGATGCTGTCTCCGACGACCTGGAGGACGTGGAAGACGTCCTCTTCGAGGATGACGATGACGACGATGAGGATGATGACGACGACTGCTGTGACGATGAGGACGATGACTTCTTTGAGGTCGAGTGCCCCAACTGCGGCGAGGATCTGTGCATTGACGAAGCCGTTTTGGCGGCCGGCAGTGTAGAGTGCCCCAACTGCAAGGGTAAGTTTGCAATTGAGACCAGTCACGACGACGATTGCGGCTGTTGTGGCCATGACCACGGTCATCACCACCATCACCACCACGACCATGAGCATGACCACGGCTGCGGCTGCGGCCACGACCATGGCGACGAGTCCGAGCAGGACGAGGAATAA
- the efp gene encoding Elongation factor P — translation MITASDFRNGMTFEMDGQVMQVVEFQHVKPGKGAAFVRTKMRNVITGGVTETSFNPTAKFEEAYVERKDMEYSYNDGDLYYFMDGETFELVPIDSHVLGDSFRFVKENMSCKINSYKGKVYAVEPPTFVELEVTETDPGFKGDTATNVTKPATLETGTEIKVPLFINPGDRIKIDTRTGEYLERCKA, via the coding sequence ATGATTACTGCAAGCGATTTCCGTAACGGCATGACCTTTGAGATGGACGGCCAGGTCATGCAGGTCGTCGAGTTCCAGCACGTGAAACCCGGTAAGGGTGCGGCCTTTGTGCGTACAAAGATGAGAAACGTCATTACCGGCGGCGTGACCGAGACTTCCTTCAACCCAACCGCCAAATTTGAGGAGGCCTACGTAGAGCGCAAGGATATGGAGTACAGCTACAACGATGGAGACCTCTACTACTTCATGGACGGCGAGACGTTCGAGCTCGTGCCCATCGACAGCCATGTGCTGGGCGATTCCTTCCGTTTTGTGAAAGAGAACATGTCCTGCAAGATAAACTCTTATAAGGGCAAGGTCTACGCCGTGGAGCCCCCCACCTTCGTGGAGCTGGAGGTCACCGAGACCGACCCTGGTTTCAAGGGCGATACCGCCACCAACGTCACCAAGCCCGCCACCCTGGAGACCGGTACCGAGATCAAGGTGCCCCTGTTTATCAACCCCGGCGACAGGATCAAGATCGATACAAGAACCGGCGAATATCTGGAGCGCTGCAAGGCGTAA
- a CDS encoding conserved membrane hypothetical protein (Evidence 4 : Homologs of previously reported genes of unknown function), whose amino-acid sequence MLDVKDILLPLLVTLILEVPVAALWGLRRKDLVLCALVNCLTNPIVNLLHLLFLSTPLLLALECAAVGIEGALYRALGERVRRPFALSLMANAVSFLIGGGLLLFLKLYFVRWL is encoded by the coding sequence TTGCTTGACGTGAAGGATATCCTGCTCCCGCTGCTGGTAACTTTGATTCTGGAAGTGCCCGTCGCCGCCCTATGGGGCTTGCGGCGCAAGGATCTGGTGCTCTGCGCCCTGGTCAACTGCCTTACAAACCCCATAGTGAACCTCCTGCACCTGCTCTTTCTCTCGACTCCGCTCCTCCTGGCCCTGGAGTGCGCCGCCGTGGGGATAGAGGGGGCGCTCTACCGCGCTCTGGGAGAGAGGGTGCGTAGGCCCTTTGCCCTGTCGCTGATGGCCAATGCAGTGTCTTTTCTGATAGGTGGCGGCCTCCTGCTCTTCCTGAAACTTTATTTTGTGAGGTGGCTTTGA
- the leuS gene encoding leucyl-tRNA synthetase (Evidence 2a : Function of homologous gene experimentally demonstrated in an other organism; PubMedId : 2191293, 3320963; Product type e : enzyme): MPEMKYDFAGIEPKWQKRWLEEKTYHCENHSDKPKFYGLVEFPYPSAQGLHVGHARPYTAMDVVARKKRMDGFNVLFPMGYDAFGLPTENYAIKNHIHPAKVTRDNIHNFTTQLQMLGYSFDWDRVINTTDPEYYKWTQWIFLQLYKKGLAYKTTMPVNWCTSCKCVLANEEVVDGVCERCGSPVIRKEKSQWMLKITEYAQRLIDGLDGLDFIDRVKTQQINWIGRSIGAEVDFGTTEGDKLTVFTTRPDTLFGATYMVIAPEHPYVKKWAHKLSNPDEVNAYVDAAARKSDFERSELAADKEKTGVELQGVRGINPVTRKEIPIFISDYVLVTYGTGAIMAVPAHDTRDWAFAKKFALPIVEVVAGGDVQEEAFTLKDDTGIMVNSGFMDGMTVKEAIPAMIMWLGVQGIGHEKVNYKLRDWVFSRQRYWGEPIPMIWCDKCGWVPLDESELPLHLPDVESYEPTDTGESPLSKMTDWVNTTCPHCGGPAKRETDTMPQWAGSSWYFLRYADPHNSDCLASKEALDYWSPVDWYNGGMEHTTLHLLYSRFWNNFLYDIGVAPTAEPYKKRTSHGMILGEGGEKMSKSRGNVVNPNDVIAEFGADTMRLYIMFIGDFEKAAAWSPNAVKGCKRFLDRVWNLADMAADSLAYSASNESAIHKTIKKVSDDIEAMKFNTAIAALMALVNDFYANGLTKGDLSSLLLMLSPFAPHVAEEMWESLGFAAKGMACQQSWPTYDAAKTVDAEVNMAVQVGGKLRGTVAMPLDSAQDAVVAAALADAKVAKFTDGMEIVKVIHVPNKLVNLIVKPQN; this comes from the coding sequence ATGCCAGAGATGAAGTACGATTTTGCCGGTATCGAGCCTAAGTGGCAGAAACGGTGGCTGGAGGAGAAGACCTATCACTGTGAAAATCACAGTGACAAACCGAAGTTTTACGGCCTGGTCGAATTCCCCTATCCCTCCGCCCAAGGGCTTCACGTGGGCCACGCACGCCCCTATACCGCCATGGATGTGGTGGCGCGCAAAAAGCGGATGGACGGCTTTAACGTCCTCTTTCCCATGGGGTATGACGCCTTCGGTCTGCCCACCGAAAATTACGCCATTAAAAACCATATCCACCCCGCCAAGGTGACCCGGGATAACATCCATAACTTCACCACCCAGCTCCAGATGTTGGGCTATTCCTTCGACTGGGACCGGGTGATTAATACCACCGACCCCGAGTACTACAAGTGGACTCAGTGGATTTTCCTCCAGCTCTATAAAAAGGGCCTTGCCTACAAGACCACAATGCCCGTGAACTGGTGCACCTCCTGTAAGTGTGTGCTGGCCAATGAGGAAGTGGTGGACGGCGTGTGCGAGCGCTGCGGCTCTCCTGTCATCCGCAAGGAGAAGAGCCAGTGGATGCTCAAGATCACCGAGTACGCCCAGCGCCTCATCGATGGACTGGACGGCCTCGATTTCATAGACAGGGTCAAGACCCAGCAGATCAACTGGATCGGCCGCTCTATCGGCGCCGAGGTGGACTTCGGTACCACCGAGGGGGATAAGCTCACCGTCTTTACCACCCGGCCCGACACCCTCTTCGGGGCCACCTATATGGTTATCGCCCCTGAGCACCCCTATGTGAAGAAGTGGGCGCACAAGCTCTCCAACCCCGATGAGGTCAACGCCTATGTGGACGCCGCCGCGAGAAAGTCCGATTTCGAGCGCAGCGAGCTGGCCGCCGACAAGGAGAAGACCGGCGTGGAGCTCCAGGGGGTCCGGGGCATTAACCCGGTCACCAGGAAGGAGATCCCAATCTTCATCTCCGACTATGTGCTGGTGACCTATGGCACCGGAGCCATCATGGCCGTACCCGCACACGACACCCGCGACTGGGCCTTCGCCAAGAAATTTGCCCTGCCCATCGTAGAGGTGGTGGCCGGCGGTGATGTACAGGAAGAGGCCTTTACACTCAAAGACGACACCGGTATCATGGTGAACTCCGGCTTTATGGACGGCATGACTGTCAAGGAGGCCATCCCTGCCATGATAATGTGGCTGGGGGTGCAGGGCATCGGCCACGAGAAGGTCAATTATAAGCTCCGCGACTGGGTCTTCTCCCGCCAGCGCTACTGGGGCGAACCTATCCCCATGATTTGGTGTGACAAGTGCGGCTGGGTTCCTCTTGACGAAAGTGAATTGCCCTTACACTTGCCCGACGTGGAGAGCTACGAGCCCACCGACACCGGGGAGAGCCCCCTCTCAAAGATGACTGACTGGGTGAACACCACCTGTCCCCATTGCGGCGGACCGGCCAAGCGGGAGACCGACACCATGCCCCAGTGGGCGGGCTCCTCTTGGTATTTCCTGCGCTACGCCGACCCCCACAACAGCGATTGCCTTGCCTCCAAAGAGGCTCTTGACTACTGGTCCCCTGTGGACTGGTACAACGGCGGAATGGAGCACACCACCCTGCACCTCCTCTACTCTCGCTTCTGGAACAATTTCCTCTATGACATCGGCGTAGCCCCCACTGCCGAGCCCTATAAGAAACGCACCAGCCACGGCATGATCCTGGGCGAGGGCGGCGAGAAGATGAGCAAGAGTCGGGGCAACGTGGTCAACCCCAACGACGTCATCGCCGAATTCGGCGCGGACACCATGCGCCTCTATATCATGTTCATCGGCGACTTTGAGAAGGCCGCCGCCTGGAGCCCCAACGCCGTCAAGGGCTGCAAGCGTTTTCTGGATCGGGTATGGAACCTGGCGGACATGGCGGCGGACTCCCTCGCGTACAGTGCCTCCAACGAGAGTGCCATCCACAAGACCATCAAGAAGGTCTCCGACGATATCGAAGCCATGAAGTTCAATACAGCTATTGCCGCCCTCATGGCGCTGGTGAACGACTTCTATGCAAACGGCCTCACCAAGGGCGACCTGAGCTCCCTCCTCCTTATGCTGTCTCCTTTTGCGCCTCACGTGGCGGAGGAGATGTGGGAGAGCCTGGGGTTTGCAGCCAAGGGTATGGCCTGCCAGCAGTCCTGGCCCACTTATGATGCGGCAAAGACGGTGGACGCCGAGGTGAACATGGCCGTTCAGGTGGGCGGTAAGCTTCGCGGCACCGTCGCCATGCCGCTGGACAGCGCGCAGGACGCGGTGGTTGCCGCCGCCCTCGCCGATGCTAAGGTGGCCAAGTTCACCGATGGAATGGAAATCGTCAAGGTCATCCATGTCCCGAACAAGCTGGTGAACCTCATCGTCAAGCCCCAAAATTAG
- a CDS encoding exported hypothetical protein (Evidence 5 : No homology to any previously reported sequences), with translation MKLRRLACILLLALLILPAPARADVVVPGQKPPRNEQSEAFIKLYADSITAWDTAYDHAFDGVEELVLWRYPNSGQVTGTVDTGWFENGESLSNNFSDCYRDDQGRFWGYIGYIYGRRMSWVCLTDPSNADLPADPIVTEMVNKEVAAMLWRENLVPIFLVASIVTATGVLLYVFWYRKKRAK, from the coding sequence ATGAAATTGAGACGTCTTGCCTGCATACTGCTCCTTGCGCTCCTGATTCTCCCGGCCCCCGCCCGGGCCGACGTGGTCGTCCCCGGGCAGAAACCACCCCGGAACGAGCAGTCTGAGGCTTTCATAAAGCTCTACGCCGATAGCATCACCGCCTGGGATACCGCTTACGACCACGCCTTCGACGGCGTGGAGGAGCTGGTCCTCTGGCGCTACCCCAACTCCGGGCAGGTGACCGGGACGGTGGACACGGGGTGGTTTGAGAACGGCGAGTCCCTCTCCAACAACTTTTCCGATTGCTACCGGGACGACCAGGGCCGTTTCTGGGGATACATCGGCTATATCTATGGCCGGAGGATGAGCTGGGTCTGCCTCACCGATCCCTCCAACGCCGACCTCCCCGCCGACCCAATCGTCACGGAGATGGTGAATAAAGAGGTAGCCGCCATGCTGTGGAGGGAAAACCTCGTGCCGATTTTTCTCGTCGCCTCCATAGTGACCGCCACCGGCGTGCTTCTCTACGTGTTCTGGTACCGCAAAAAGCGGGCAAAATAG
- a CDS encoding conserved hypothetical protein (Evidence 4 : Homologs of previously reported genes of unknown function), whose protein sequence is MQTSFKIILTAPPDQSRTALALGVPVAHMAYRVGGGPHLYRSNMPVAIRGGLMVIDDTGFDGLGESAPFCQEVMRECGARNFDGVVCDFEARPFSILGKIVAELGELTHRRGWPMYVAEPYARFSDKTRVLIPTALSGGSLRQRLQEASEQYGAARVALAIERVAQDFFLPSPNGQGSPLTQEELETRIERLSPSIFFSNELCAYYFTYMSPQNGAHFILFDNAASIRKKLQVARSLDITDALIPYPQVTDLLPEILS, encoded by the coding sequence ATGCAGACTTCCTTCAAAATCATTCTCACCGCGCCGCCGGACCAGAGCCGCACCGCTCTGGCCCTGGGCGTACCGGTGGCCCACATGGCATACCGGGTAGGCGGGGGGCCCCACCTATACCGCTCCAATATGCCGGTTGCCATCCGGGGCGGTCTCATGGTCATCGATGACACCGGGTTCGATGGCTTGGGAGAGTCCGCTCCCTTTTGTCAGGAAGTAATGCGGGAGTGTGGGGCCCGCAATTTCGACGGTGTGGTCTGCGATTTCGAGGCCCGTCCCTTCAGCATTCTGGGCAAAATCGTCGCTGAATTGGGGGAGCTGACCCACCGCCGGGGCTGGCCCATGTACGTCGCCGAGCCCTACGCCCGTTTTTCAGATAAGACAAGGGTGCTCATCCCCACCGCCCTCTCGGGCGGGTCCCTCCGCCAGCGGCTCCAGGAGGCGTCAGAGCAGTACGGCGCGGCGCGGGTGGCCTTGGCGATAGAGCGGGTGGCTCAGGACTTCTTCCTCCCCTCCCCCAACGGCCAAGGCTCCCCTCTCACGCAGGAGGAGCTGGAAACGCGGATAGAGCGCCTATCCCCCTCAATCTTCTTCTCCAACGAGCTGTGCGCCTATTATTTTACATATATGTCTCCTCAGAACGGTGCCCACTTCATCCTCTTTGACAACGCCGCCAGCATCCGAAAAAAGCTCCAGGTGGCCCGGAGTCTGGACATCACCGATGCCCTGATCCCCTATCCCCAGGTGACCGATCTACTGCCGGAAATCTTGTCCTAG
- the yqeG gene encoding HAD phosphatase, family IIIA has protein sequence MAIIPIPDRVYRRVTDIDPSELARRGTKLLLADLDNCLARYGQSEPEPEVVAWRERLREAGVALFLLSNSRRPTRVSHYAQALDIPVLGRAGKPGGAGYRKAMAQMGCTPAETAMVGDQIFTDILGAKRAGVTALLVEPIELAGNPGRYLRYAVETPFRAAGRHKTNPF, from the coding sequence GTGGCAATTATTCCTATCCCGGACCGGGTATACCGCAGAGTCACCGACATCGACCCCTCCGAATTGGCGCGCCGCGGCACTAAACTATTGTTGGCAGATCTGGACAATTGTTTAGCCCGGTACGGGCAGAGTGAGCCGGAGCCCGAGGTGGTTGCCTGGCGTGAGCGTCTGCGGGAGGCAGGGGTGGCGCTCTTCCTTCTCTCCAATAGCCGCCGCCCCACGCGAGTGAGCCATTACGCCCAAGCGCTGGATATACCGGTGCTGGGCCGCGCGGGTAAGCCGGGCGGTGCGGGCTACCGCAAGGCCATGGCGCAGATGGGCTGCACACCGGCGGAGACCGCCATGGTGGGAGACCAGATCTTCACCGACATCCTGGGTGCCAAGCGGGCGGGCGTCACCGCACTGCTGGTGGAGCCTATTGAGCTGGCGGGTAACCCTGGGCGATACCTCCGCTACGCCGTGGAGACCCCGTTCCGCGCAGCCGGAAGGCATAAAACCAACCCATTCTAA
- the yqhT gene encoding Uncharacterized peptidase YqhT, which produces MNHLKQIAAKLDEYGLDAMLLSSAPGEYYAVGFHGEGFAIVTKGECRYFTDSRYIEAAEKQVTGAVITMTDRNKNYRVLLSKAVTDLGIKKMGFEDGYMTVAQHQLYSAILSCALEPAQDLVNDLRAAKDEEEIALMVEAQRITDEAFAEIIKFIRPGMTEREVAARLVYNLLRLGADKVSFDPIVVSGPNGSLPHGIPSDKKIEQGEFLTMDFGCMYSGYCSDMTRTVAVGEPTEEMRKVYNTVLAAQLAGIAAAKAGIPGRDIDAAARKVIEDAGYGRYFGHGYGHSLGIEIHESPNASTAEERLMPVGAVVSAEPGIYLPGRFGVRIEDVTVFTADGCIDITKSPKELIVL; this is translated from the coding sequence ATGAACCATCTGAAACAGATCGCAGCGAAATTGGACGAATACGGCCTGGACGCCATGCTCTTATCCAGCGCGCCGGGGGAGTACTACGCCGTGGGATTCCACGGAGAGGGGTTCGCCATCGTCACCAAGGGGGAGTGCCGCTATTTCACCGACTCCCGGTACATTGAGGCCGCTGAGAAGCAGGTGACAGGGGCCGTCATCACCATGACCGATCGGAACAAGAACTACCGTGTCCTCCTGAGCAAGGCGGTCACCGACCTGGGCATCAAGAAGATGGGCTTTGAGGACGGGTACATGACGGTGGCCCAGCACCAGCTTTACTCCGCCATCCTCTCCTGCGCGCTGGAGCCGGCCCAAGATCTGGTGAATGACCTCCGGGCTGCCAAGGACGAGGAGGAGATCGCCCTCATGGTTGAGGCCCAGCGCATCACCGACGAGGCCTTTGCCGAGATCATCAAATTCATCCGGCCCGGCATGACCGAGCGGGAGGTGGCCGCCCGGCTGGTGTACAACCTGCTGCGCCTGGGGGCGGACAAGGTGTCCTTCGATCCCATCGTGGTCTCCGGTCCGAACGGAAGCCTGCCCCACGGCATCCCCAGTGATAAGAAGATTGAACAGGGCGAGTTCCTCACCATGGACTTTGGCTGCATGTACAGCGGCTACTGCTCCGACATGACCCGCACCGTGGCGGTGGGGGAGCCCACCGAGGAGATGCGCAAGGTGTACAACACCGTGCTTGCCGCCCAGCTCGCAGGCATCGCCGCGGCGAAGGCGGGCATCCCCGGTCGGGACATCGACGCCGCCGCCCGCAAGGTTATCGAGGACGCGGGGTATGGGCGGTATTTTGGCCACGGGTACGGTCACAGCCTGGGGATCGAGATTCATGAGAGCCCCAACGCCAGTACTGCCGAGGAGCGCCTTATGCCCGTGGGAGCCGTCGTGTCCGCCGAGCCGGGCATCTATCTTCCGGGGCGTTTCGGCGTGCGCATCGAGGATGTGACGGTGTTCACCGCCGACGGCTGCATCGACATCACCAAATCCCCCAAGGAGCTCATTGTCCTCTAA
- a CDS encoding AP endonuclease, family 2: MAIKFGPAGNSDSFSAEHKSSLAAPKWLLDFGLNAYEYQCGKGVNVGEETARKLGGNARSCGIAMSLHAPYFINLANPDRSSLEKTAGYIVSACAAADWMGAGRVTVHTGAIMKRPRREAQEVALASVRELTKIVDDKGYGHIALCLETMGKINQLGDLDEVLELCQLDERLLPCVDFGHLYARTLGEMDGSREQICRILDRMEELLGKERASRFHSHFSKIQFTPGGGEKMHLIFAQNDYGPDHVPLMQELAARGWGPTIICESAGTQAEDALTMKRVYESFRQS; encoded by the coding sequence ATGGCAATAAAATTCGGACCGGCGGGGAACTCAGACAGCTTTTCCGCCGAGCACAAATCATCTCTCGCCGCGCCAAAGTGGCTCCTGGACTTTGGACTTAATGCCTACGAGTATCAGTGCGGGAAAGGCGTCAACGTGGGGGAGGAGACGGCCCGTAAGTTGGGGGGGAACGCGCGAAGCTGCGGGATCGCCATGAGCCTCCATGCCCCTTATTTCATAAACCTCGCAAACCCTGACCGTTCGAGTTTAGAAAAGACGGCGGGCTACATCGTCTCCGCCTGCGCCGCCGCCGACTGGATGGGGGCGGGGCGGGTCACCGTCCACACTGGGGCAATTATGAAACGCCCCCGGCGGGAGGCACAAGAGGTGGCTCTGGCCTCCGTCAGAGAGCTGACCAAAATTGTGGATGATAAGGGGTACGGCCACATCGCCTTGTGCCTGGAGACCATGGGGAAGATCAACCAGCTTGGCGATTTGGACGAGGTCCTTGAATTATGTCAACTGGATGAGCGCCTTCTGCCCTGCGTGGACTTCGGGCATCTCTACGCCCGTACTCTTGGTGAGATGGATGGGAGCAGGGAGCAGATTTGCCGCATCTTGGACCGCATGGAAGAGCTCCTGGGGAAGGAGCGGGCAAGCCGTTTCCACAGCCACTTTTCGAAAATCCAGTTTACCCCCGGCGGCGGGGAGAAAATGCACCTCATCTTCGCGCAGAACGACTATGGCCCCGACCACGTGCCGCTGATGCAGGAACTTGCCGCCCGGGGCTGGGGACCCACGATTATCTGTGAGTCGGCTGGGACCCAGGCAGAGGATGCGCTGACCATGAAAAGAGTGTACGAGAGCTTTCGGCAAAGTTAA
- the feoB gene encoding Ferrous iron transport protein B, producing MTGETVQRKETLEDLQPGERGIILRVGSDKGPVKRRLVDMGLTPGTEVTVRKIAPFGDPIEVNLRNYELSLRKEDARQIALATGESAKSVRTTRRERVSMVQRIPDRETLERMREDHVHERSAHGGTPDYASHDTREMKLALVGNPNCGKTTLFNALTGSNQYVGNWPGVTVEKKEGRASVDGKAVTVVDLPGIYSMSPYSMEEIVARDFIVGERPDAIINIVDATNIERNLYLTIQLLELERPMVIALNFMDEARRHGDRLDCQRLSQLLGVPVVPITARSGENVEELLRVAHKQMHVGVTMEPDDLYDSYTHRIHHQVGELIHDRAYAAHIPAHWASVKLIEGDSLVEKSLGLDTATAERLEKIYGEYEGAYALGDRETLIADARYQFIQRIVNVAVQKGRPAKEMTTSDKIDSIVTHKWLAVPVFLMMMLAMFALTFGPGAFLSDWVESVVGLFGGWVTLGLAAADVAPWVTSLLVDGVITGVGGVLTFLPQIALLFLFLSLLEDSGYMARAAFIMDRLLRRFGLSGKAFIPMLMGFGCTVPAVMGARTMENEKDRRMTIMLVPFMSCSARLPVYGLIAGAFFSQYTGLVVFSLYVIGLLFAIGSGILLKKTVFKGEAAAFVLELPPYRLPTLKNCLMHVWERVRGFLVKAGTLILAMSVVLWFLQSFGWDGGVVMVEDAAHSFLGAIGSFIAPIFAPLGFGTWQAAVALLTGLVAKEAVVSSMSMFYGFAAGASGAAVAGALSGTFATPVAAYAFLVFILLYVPCVAAVSTIRKEMNSTRWTLRSIAWQLGAAYIGSFLVYQIGSLLFH from the coding sequence ATGACTGGAGAGACAGTGCAGCGTAAGGAGACCCTGGAGGACCTGCAGCCCGGCGAGCGCGGTATCATCCTCCGGGTGGGGAGCGACAAGGGGCCTGTGAAACGCCGACTGGTGGACATGGGCCTAACTCCCGGCACCGAGGTGACGGTACGCAAGATTGCCCCCTTCGGGGACCCCATCGAGGTAAACCTTCGAAACTATGAGCTGTCTCTGCGCAAGGAGGACGCGCGGCAGATTGCCCTCGCCACCGGCGAGTCGGCCAAGAGCGTGCGCACCACGCGGCGGGAGCGGGTGTCCATGGTCCAGCGCATCCCCGACCGGGAGACCCTGGAGCGAATGCGGGAGGACCATGTCCATGAGCGATCCGCCCACGGCGGCACCCCCGACTACGCGAGCCACGACACCCGGGAGATGAAACTTGCTTTGGTGGGTAACCCCAACTGCGGCAAGACCACTCTCTTTAATGCCCTCACCGGCTCCAACCAGTACGTGGGAAACTGGCCCGGCGTTACGGTGGAGAAGAAGGAGGGGCGAGCCAGCGTGGACGGGAAGGCCGTCACAGTGGTGGACCTGCCCGGCATCTACTCGATGTCCCCATACTCAATGGAGGAAATTGTAGCCCGGGACTTCATTGTGGGCGAGCGGCCCGACGCCATTATCAACATCGTGGACGCCACTAACATTGAGCGTAACCTCTACCTCACGATCCAGCTTCTGGAGCTGGAGCGGCCCATGGTCATCGCGCTCAACTTCATGGACGAGGCCCGCCGCCACGGAGACCGGCTGGACTGCCAGCGGCTCTCCCAGCTTTTGGGCGTGCCCGTAGTGCCCATCACTGCCCGCAGCGGCGAGAACGTGGAGGAGCTGCTGAGGGTGGCCCACAAGCAGATGCACGTGGGGGTCACCATGGAGCCCGACGACCTTTACGACTCGTACACCCACCGCATCCACCATCAGGTTGGCGAGCTGATCCATGACCGGGCCTACGCCGCCCACATTCCCGCCCACTGGGCGTCCGTCAAGCTCATTGAGGGGGACAGCCTGGTGGAAAAGAGCCTGGGCCTGGACACCGCCACCGCGGAGCGCCTGGAGAAGATCTACGGGGAGTACGAGGGGGCGTATGCTCTGGGTGACCGGGAGACCCTTATCGCAGACGCCCGCTACCAGTTCATTCAGCGTATCGTCAACGTTGCGGTGCAGAAGGGTCGCCCGGCAAAGGAGATGACCACATCCGACAAGATTGACTCCATCGTAACCCATAAGTGGCTGGCGGTGCCCGTTTTTTTGATGATGATGCTCGCCATGTTTGCCCTCACGTTCGGACCCGGCGCCTTCCTCTCCGACTGGGTAGAGAGCGTGGTGGGCCTCTTCGGCGGGTGGGTCACACTGGGGCTGGCGGCCGCCGACGTGGCCCCCTGGGTCACGAGTCTGCTGGTGGACGGCGTGATCACCGGCGTAGGCGGGGTGCTCACCTTTCTGCCCCAGATCGCGCTGCTCTTCCTCTTTCTCTCCCTCCTGGAGGACTCGGGTTACATGGCCCGAGCTGCCTTTATCATGGACCGGCTGCTGCGGCGGTTCGGCCTCTCGGGCAAGGCGTTTATCCCCATGCTCATGGGCTTTGGCTGCACGGTGCCCGCCGTCATGGGTGCGCGTACCATGGAAAACGAGAAGGACCGGCGCATGACTATTATGCTGGTGCCCTTCATGTCCTGCTCGGCCCGGCTGCCGGTGTACGGACTCATCGCGGGGGCCTTCTTTTCCCAGTACACAGGGCTGGTGGTTTTCTCCCTCTATGTGATCGGCCTTCTCTTTGCCATCGGTTCGGGCATTCTATTGAAGAAGACGGTGTTTAAGGGCGAGGCTGCCGCCTTTGTGCTGGAGCTGCCGCCCTACCGCCTGCCTACCCTGAAAAACTGCCTCATGCACGTGTGGGAGCGGGTACGGGGGTTTCTCGTGAAGGCGGGTACTTTGATCCTCGCCATGAGCGTGGTACTCTGGTTCCTCCAGTCCTTCGGGTGGGACGGCGGCGTGGTCATGGTGGAGGATGCGGCCCACTCCTTCCTGGGGGCAATCGGCAGCTTTATCGCCCCCATCTTCGCGCCTCTGGGTTTTGGCACTTGGCAGGCGGCGGTGGCCCTCCTCACGGGCCTTGTGGCGAAGGAGGCGGTGGTCTCCTCTATGAGCATGTTTTACGGGTTCGCCGCGGGTGCGTCCGGCGCGGCGGTGGCCGGGGCTTTGTCGGGTACCTTCGCCACCCCCGTGGCGGCCTACGCGTTTTTAGTCTTCATCCTCCTGTACGTCCCCTGTGTGGCGGCGGTGTCCACCATCCGCAAGGAGATGAACTCCACCCGATGGACCCTGCGGTCCATCGCCTGGCAGCTGGGAGCAGCCTATATCGGTTCCTTCCTCGTGTACCAGATCGGTTCTTTACTTTTTCATTGA
- the rpsU gene encoding 30S ribosomal protein S21: MSEVRLKDGESLENALKRFKRNCAKSGVLAEVRKRECYESPSVKRRKKSEAARKNKKKFY; encoded by the coding sequence ATGTCGGAAGTCCGTTTAAAGGATGGCGAATCTCTCGAAAATGCCCTGAAGCGCTTTAAGCGTAACTGCGCAAAGTCGGGCGTCCTGGCCGAAGTGCGTAAGCGCGAGTGCTACGAGAGTCCGAGCGTCAAGCGCCGCAAGAAGTCTGAGGCTGCGCGCAAAAACAAGAAAAAGTTCTATTAA